One genomic segment of Trichoplusia ni isolate ovarian cell line Hi5 chromosome 5, tn1, whole genome shotgun sequence includes these proteins:
- the LOC113494371 gene encoding uncharacterized protein LOC113494371 — protein sequence MLEMQILSSQTEQRRLTPPDSSRSGSEETLPLRDTTHKQRLSGVQPSPAPAALPGGIAISHGASARDFSPPAPTPAPDHLSAAHHQLAASHTGHGVLVGGGVLQQPPTHHLLTQNSILGAVGPASTARKRPLLGGTRAAMSPTKRAVMTLLARARAATHKHAPTWPATHEHTGLLPLIRDEFVAGMGVNINLA from the exons ATGTTGGAGATGCAGATCCTGTCCTCACAGACTGAGCAGAGGAGGCTGACTCCTCCGGACTCCTCCAGGAGCGGCAGCGAGGAGACGCTGCCTCTCAGAGATACCACACACAAGCAGAGG CTGTCAGGAGTGCAGCCGTCCCCGGCGCCGGCTGCGCTGCCGGGTGGTATCGCCATCAGCCACGGCGCCAGCGCCAGGGATTTCTCGCCACCAGCGCCGACCCCGGCACCGGATCACTTGTCTGCTGCCCATCATCAG CTGGCAGCAAGCCACACCGGGCACGGCGTGCTGGTCGGCGGCGGAGTCTTGCAACAGCCTCCCACGCACCACCTGCTAACACAGAACTCCATACTTG GTGCGGTCGGGCCGGCGAGCACGGCCAGGAAGCGGCCCCTGCTTGGCGGCACTCGGGCGGCCATGTCACCGACTAAGCGGGCCGTGATGACCCTGCTCGCTCGCGCCAGGGCTGCCACCCACAAACACGCTCCCACGTGGCCCGCGACTCACGA GCACACAGGCCTTCTTCCACTTATAAGGGACGAATTCGTGGCTGGCATGGGCGTCAATATCAACCTAGCATAA